Proteins co-encoded in one Methylomonas albis genomic window:
- a CDS encoding HNH endonuclease, whose translation MTNKWNIPDWLEHEVRERDKVCVYCGVMFTPAQVSRRSAASWEHIINDAKIITRENIAPCCCGCNASKGQKQLSVWLQSKYCLIRGIGPATVAPIVKQALDSGL comes from the coding sequence ATGACCAATAAATGGAACATTCCAGACTGGCTTGAACACGAAGTGCGCGAAAGAGACAAAGTCTGTGTCTATTGCGGTGTTATGTTCACACCAGCCCAGGTTTCTCGACGGTCAGCGGCCAGTTGGGAGCACATTATTAACGACGCTAAAATCATCACTAGAGAAAATATCGCCCCGTGTTGCTGCGGCTGTAACGCCAGCAAGGGGCAAAAACAGTTATCGGTTTGGCTGCAATCGAAATACTGCTTAATTCGTGGTATTGGTCCGGCCACCGTGGCGCCAATTGTCAAGCAAGCCCTCGACAGTGGTTTGTAA